Within Phycisphaerales bacterium, the genomic segment CCCATCACGCTGGTGGGGTTGACGGCCTTGTCGGTCGAGATCATCACGAACTTCTCGCAGCCGGTCGCGCTCGCCGCGTCCGCCACGGTGCGGGTCCCGCGGATGTTGTTTTTGATGGCTTCGCCCGGGTTGCACTCCATCATCGGCACGTGCTTGTGGGCGGCGGCGTGGAAAACCGCGGTCGGTTGCTCCCGGGTGAACAGTGCGCGTATCCGCTCCGCATCGCCAATGTCGGCGAGTGCCGGTACGACGTCGATCGTTTTGCACAACCGGCGGAGCTCCTGCTCGATGGGAAAGAGGCATTGCTCGGCACGTTCGATGAGGATCAGTCGCCGCGGGCCGAATTTGGCGATCTGCCGGCACATTTCCGCGCCGATCGACCCGCCCGCGCCCGTCACCGCCACGACCCGATCCCGGATAAACTTCGCAATCTCCGCTTCGTCGAGCTGTACCGGGGCCCGCCCGAGCAGGTCGTTGATTTCGACGTCTCGGATCTCCTTGACCGAGGCCCGCCCATCGATCAGGTCCGCCAGTGCTGGCAATGTCTTGAAGCGGAGGTTCGTCCCTTCGCACAATTCCACGACGTGCCGCAGGCGCTGCCGTGAGGCCGACGGAATCGCGATCAGGATTTCGTCGACCGCGTGCTGTGCGCAAATCTCCCTGATGTTCTCCACCGAGCCCAGCACTTCCAGCCCGTGAATCTGGGTACCCCACTTGCGGCGGTCATCGTCGAGGAATCCGACCACGCGGTACCGCGTGACCGGCATGCGCAGAATTTCCCGCACGGCGTTCTCGCCCGCATTCCCCGCCCCGACAATCAGCAGCCGCGGTACGATGCCATCCGCCGCCGGGCGGATTTCCTCGTGGTACAGCCGTACCCACAGCCGGGCGCCGCACACCAGTGCGATGGTGCCGGCGAAGTCGAGCAGAAAGACCGAATCGGGAAACTT encodes:
- a CDS encoding polysaccharide biosynthesis protein, producing MSTEKHSPIRNTALDWIERHRGTMTIVSHGVLFALAWLLAFGLAYNFKGSAAILWPARQILALFQPIPPASEPHTDWFLEFFLPMLVPVVIIKITVFVLLGLHRSSWRYVSMRDVFDVAKGAWWSFFAIFFLYYSLQNIAVLIPGATAPFGTKFPDSVFLLDFAGTIALVCGARLWVRLYHEEIRPAADGIVPRLLIVGAGNAGENAVREILRMPVTRYRVVGFLDDDRRKWGTQIHGLEVLGSVENIREICAQHAVDEILIAIPSASRQRLRHVVELCEGTNLRFKTLPALADLIDGRASVKEIRDVEINDLLGRAPVQLDEAEIAKFIRDRVVAVTGAGGSIGAEMCRQIAKFGPRRLILIERAEQCLFPIEQELRRLCKTIDVVPALADIGDAERIRALFTREQPTAVFHAAAHKHVPMMECNPGEAIKNNIRGTRTVADAASATGCEKFVMISTDKAVNPTSVMGCSKRVAEMYIQALQARSKTQFVTVRFGNVLGSSGSVIP